Proteins encoded within one genomic window of Candidatus Niyogibacteria bacterium:
- a CDS encoding TrmH family RNA methyltransferase — MKKQLYLILHNIRSSHNAGSCFRTADGAAAAKIFLTGYTGKPLDKFSRVNKEIKKTALGAEENIPWEYHKNISPVIEKLKRENVFVVALEQSLNAIDYKTFQKKYKKKLNHFAGIALIVGNEVRGLSSQILKQCGATIEIPMAGRKESLNAAVACGIALFELRELF, encoded by the coding sequence ATGAAAAAACAGCTGTATTTGATTCTCCATAACATCAGGAGTTCGCATAATGCGGGTTCTTGTTTCAGGACCGCGGACGGCGCGGCGGCGGCTAAAATTTTTTTAACCGGCTACACAGGGAAACCGTTGGATAAGTTTAGCCGAGTAAATAAAGAAATCAAAAAAACAGCGCTGGGCGCGGAAGAAAATATTCCTTGGGAATATCATAAAAATATTTCCCCAGTGATTGAAAAATTAAAAAGAGAAAATGTTTTTGTTGTTGCTCTGGAACAGTCGTTGAACGCGATTGATTATAAAACTTTTCAGAAAAAATATAAAAAGAAATTAAATCATTTTGCGGGCATCGCGCTTATCGTCGGCAACGAAGTCCGCGGACTTTCTTCTCAAATTCTTAAACAATGCGGCGCGACGATAGAAATTCCCATGGCTGGCCGAAAAGAATCTCTGAATGCCGCCGTGGCCTGCGGCATCGCTCTTTTTGAATTAAGAGAATTGTTT